The Festucalex cinctus isolate MCC-2025b chromosome 10, RoL_Fcin_1.0, whole genome shotgun sequence region TATCTTTATTGTCAACTATAAATTGTCatcagttttgtgttttaattgcAGGGACAGATGGGAAAATCTGGAGAGCCAGGGCATGAAGGAGAACCTGGTATTAAGGTTCTTATGTGTCTAAACTTCTTATTCTGAACTCTTCTGACACATATACAGTAAAACATGATATTTTGTGAAATGCGGTActattataaaaaaacaacaacaacaaaaacacgcaTGCTAAACTGTGTACAGGTGTTTTTGTGAATCTGAATTGTTGGTCCTGCAATTGGCTAACAACTCTGTGCGAATAACTGCTTTATTACTTGTCCGGCTTTACGTGAAATTAATTTGTGGTACAAAAATGGTTAGGGACCACTGTACTATACTGAAAATTATCAATTACTGTATGCCATTGACTAATCAACTTTTACTCATGTTTCATGACATTAGTGTTGACTACAAAGAAATCGTTCAACTCCAACTGGACGCTGCAATGTAGTGTTCTATTACCTGGCTGTCCTTCGTAACCTCTTGAATGAAAATTGTTTCTGTACCAACAGCCACATGgtaaaaatgaaatacagtgTCGTTGACCTTCATCCTCTATGggctttattattatataatcgTAAAGTAATAGTATAGGCTATTATacacattttgcatttcataATTATCAGTGATTTATATATTAACAAAACCATTGTAATATGTTGTTTGTGTTTCATTGCTATTAATGCATATATTATCTTTTTGTACAGGGAAGGCCTGGAGCCCCAGCCACAAGTGGGCCAAAAGGCATCAAGGTAATGTTGACTATTGAAACAGTCTCTGATTAAGAAGTTAATTCGTCCTCTTAAGAAAATGATTGGTTTACTATTTTAGGGTTTACGAGGTTATTCAGGAGCTGGAGGACAAGATGGACCTGATGGTACCATGGTAAGACCATTTGCATGCAGATTGCTTTCCATTGGGATCGTTGTTATGATAATCAGATACAAAAAAAGATTATGTAATCGCAACAAtagaaatatgtatatatttccaTTAGGGACCTGTTGGTGCAAACGGAATAACTGGAGACACGGGACCTCCAGGTCCGAAAGTGAGTTTATTCTTTAACACAACTGTACTAAACTATGTAGTCAATGTTTACAACTATGATCCATGCTAACATTTGACAGGGATTTTTAGGGAAGACGGGAGCAAGTGGCCCACAGGGACCAGTAGGGCCAAATGTGAGTGTTTGATGTAGTGAAATACAATTTGCAAATTAGTCTCTACTATATAAGCATGTGATGCTTATTTCCAGGGAGAAGCTGGAAGTACAGGAATGAATGGAATACCTGGAAAAATGGGAATGAAGGTGAGGAACTACACCACTTGGGATGCTATCATACAAATTGGTTTGAAAGGGAGAAGATGTAACATTCTATCAAAATATGTTTCAAGGGGACAAAAGGAAAACAAGGAGCTAAGGGACGAGTAGGGATGGAAGGAGAAAAGGTAATTAAAGACAAGTTCACtgcatttaaatgttattttgttcGTATCATGATTGAGTTTacgcttttttcatttttatgtttttttttgtttttgtttttttttaattgggaagGGCAAGAGAGGTGAAAAGGGGCTGAGAGGGAAGCCAGGTCCCCCAGTAAGCATTTATATACCgtacttttattttcaaatgtagtaataATGTAATTTTTCAATAATATCCTTCAATATCCTTCAGGGCAAGACAGGCATGGTTGGACCACAAGGACACACAGGACCTCCAGTATGATCATTACAATGATTCATTCATCTTTTATACTATTTCATGCGTTTTATTATCGACATTGACGGGGCTTACAAAATACATTTGAGGCACTGAGCTCTAGAGTGGATTAATtccgtttttgtcattttgcaggAGACTCATTTAAAGATTTATGGCTGCCCGAAATGACTAAACATTTAGTCAATCAGTCAAATCTGTCAATAATTCATTAAAGATTGCTCATGTTAACATGCACTGGCATctgtaaagggaaaaaaaagtgcaggttttttttctttctattaaTTTCTACACTTAACTTAAAAATTGTGTTAGCCCAATCCAGGTCTcgtggttattttattttttattttttacgttcTTCCTTTCTGACCATTTTTATCAATGTTGTAAAGTTAATTTGTTTATAACATATTAATTCCATATATATTGACATCTTGTGTTCCATTTCACCCACATCATCTTCATTTTTCAGCATTTTAAAGCCTGATTTCATATACTTAgcaattaatttattcattcaaattgatCAAACTTCAATGAAATACAGtagttcaatcaatcaatacaatCGCATGCTCTGtagcataataataaatgtCTAGGATTTTCCTCTCCTTGTAGGGTACACACGGTAACATAGGACCGTGGGGTGAGGTTGGACAACGCGGCCATCCAGGTGACCAGGGGTCGAGCGGAGCAGTTGGCCCCATTGGAATTATAGGTTATCCTGTATGTCTGTTATTTACACAtttcaataacattttttttttaattaaagccaATGGTTCCCCACCCTGTAGTATAAtttgtgtactgtatattgAATAGTGGCCTCGCaattaaaatcagtcaaattcaTTAGTTGATTGACAAGAACTAAGCCGAAAGCCAAACAAGAACAACAGTAAAAATGTCGGAACGAGGAAGCATATAATGTTCTATTCTTTCATGTTAAGGGTAAAGATGGACCCCAAGGATCAACTGGGCCACCTGGAGTCAAAGGTGACAAGGTGAGCTATTTCTGAATGAGAGAGTGCTATACTATTTATGGGGCATTAACTTTGCTATGATTGTATTTCTTTAGGGAACTAAAGGGGTTGTCGGAGAGGAGGGACCTGCAGGTCTCGATGGTGAGGAGGTAGATAGATTaagactgtgttgttttcaatagTGACAATAATTACCTCCTCAACACACTCTCCCActttcacactcacatttatGGTGTCCTACTCAATATGGATTAGCTGACAATAAAGGTTGGCGTGTCCTGTACCTTTTGTTAAACAAACTTGTTGTAAATCTGAACCTTCATCTTAGGGTCCACTTGGACACAGAGGGGCTGAGGGATCACCTGGACAAAATGGCACATCAGTGAGTGCATGTCAATAGACATGTGTCGATAAATCTTACGCTAGTATGTTGATGACATTTATTTTAGGGTGATAAAGGAAGCAAAGGCCCCCCTGGTCAGCGAGGTCAGAAGGGAGCTGCAGGTGAACAAGGTGTCCGAGGTCCCCAAGGAGTCAAGGGTCGTCCAGGGAAACaggttattatttattatcaggGATGAACGAGTACAGCACTATCTGTATCTGTATCTGTTCGAACATCTAAGTTATCTGTGCCTGGATATGTATTCGGAGTGGGCGTGGCATAAACCGGAAATGGGTGTGGTTTAACCATAGGTGGGCGTGGCTTAACAAAAGGGTGTGGCTTACATCAAtacattactgtatttttttttttaggatgaaattgaaagaaaaaatcatttgaaattgaTATAAGACTGATCAAaagtttctatatttttttgtatatttgaaAATTATTGGCCGTGCGATTGGGTGGCAAcctgttcagggtgtaccaccgcctactgcccgaatccagctgggataggctccagcaactcccgcgacccttgtgaggagcatgcAGTTAAGAAAATACCTGGATGGATGACAATTATTGACAAAACAGCCTAATAAAGATTCAAATCAATGCTTTTGATCACAAAAgaactatttttcaaaaaaggtTTTATCAACTCAGAAAATGTATGTGGATGTTTTTGTGGACTGCAGTGGGGGGTATCTAATATAAACATCAAACTATATTTGGGCGACACGAAAAGCGACACAGACTACTGTGCCAAAGCGCAGTGCCCCACCTGCCACTCATTCTCTCTGCTTTATGTCTCCCATCTCATAGGGTCATACAGGAGCACAAGGGGACAGAGGCAAACAGGGATCGCCTGGACTCAAGGTTAGTACAGTCTATTGGATGTTTGGTTAAGAGTATGATGGTTGTAATGTGAGTGCATTTCCAGGGTCCGCCAGGCCAAAGGGGTCTCCAAGGTATGCTTGGACAGTTTGGACGAGGCGGAGACACTGGAAAACCCGGAAGCAACGGGAAGAAGGGTCTTCAGGGACACACAGTTAGTATTGTGTAATTATTGGCATGAGTTTTCCCGGTACTGTTttcaaatattgtgttcttattTGCTTAAgtgaaaacagaaagaaaaatcggcaaaaatctgtattctttttatttttacattgcaCATGATGAATCTCTTTTGTTGAGAATTATATTCACAATTTATATGTTAAATTTCAAAGCCTCGTGCAAAGCTACATCAAAAATTCACTTAAGAAATGACATGACCTGGATGACGTTTTCAACATCAACTTCACATTCTCATTTCAGGGCTCTCCCGGTCGCATTGGACCTCCGGGTCTTATCGGCCCATCAACACCAGTAAGAAATAGTTTTTGGATCACATCAGTTGAATTTGACGTGCTCTCTGATCTTTGTTGAACTATTGTAAACTGTCCCTCACACTCTGTTGTTTTCGTTTGTCCAGGCAAATGCACACTGGAAGAAGTTcagttttctttattattatcaaaTATGTCATCATACAATAACCATTATCCATTCATAAAGTTAGCAATGTTTTTATTCCTGAGAGAAAGTTAAGGTCACGTATTTCCTGAGATACTTTAGTGCTTGGGGATGTTATATTTGCTCAACTGTAGTGGGTAGCAGGCAAGTTATTGGAAATGTCttaatttttgaaaatacatttttacatcagtaaaaaataatttctaattAAAATATGCATTATAATAATGTGtactattaatattattatagaTAAATAGATGAGTATACAGCTGTAAAGGTTATATAGAATTATGGCCATAATGGTCACCAGACCTCACCCGAATAGATTTCTAGTTTTAGGGTATTGTCATAGTTGAAGATGTCTAAATTCATAAGCGAAATTTGATCTCCACTGCTAACACAAACAGCAGCACAGAGGCACACCATGTTGTAAACGTGTTCCCTGTGCTGCATTAAAAGATAAATTTAACATTGTATGCAGATGGCATCTTTGATAACGATTAGCGTTCCAATAGACTGTTGTTTCCCTTCTCCTTGTTGCTGATTATGTGATTATTAATGTGTTttacctttattttatttttgtattgtttgttaGGGTATTTCAGGCAACAGGGGACCCGATGGAAAACCTGGTAATACCGGACCAAAGGTGAAATACACAATTTGTTGCAAAATACTGTGTGTGATCAACTCGTGTATGattctgtttgttttgaatgtttgcATGCTAATCAGGGTATCAGTGGAAAGGAGGGCGAGCTTGGTCCTCCAGGCGTTAAAGGAGACATGGTGAGGTTTCATTTTGTGACGCACATCACTCTCATACTGTATTAATTGATTATCTACTTACTATGACCACAGTGAcgcacttgtgtgtgtgttttttgtgaaTAACCTTGTGAATTATGTAGGGAATAATGGGTGAAAAGGGCGCAAAAGGAGAGCTTGGAACTCACGGCACAATGGTGATATTTGTTGTATTATAAGCTTCCTTTATACATATACAACGAGGATAactgttatgttttatttttttcagggtAAAGTGGGAAGGACAGGCTTTAAGGGCCCTTCTGGTTCTAAAGGGCGTCCTGGACCAGATGGTCCTCCTGGTCTTACTGGACATAAAGGAGTTCATGGGGCAACTGTAAGAAAATGACAGTTGTTATTTTCTATAATATTACAGTACATTGAACTTAATAGTTTAAATGTGATGAGCCGTaatggaaatgtatttttttattttttattttttttttaaataaagggaTTGCCAGGTCAACCTGGTAATAAAGGGAACAAAGGAGCACCGGGAAAAACTGTGAGTCGGACAACATACTAATCAAGAgacttaataaaataaaatgatgagaaattgtgaaaaaaaatcgtGTTTGGAATTTGCTCCatagaaatgtattttattatacaATAAATAACATCTCTTGTTGTCTTTACTAGGGAACTGAAGGCCCACCAGGCAAACGAGGACCTGTCGGAGGACGTGGAATACCTGCAAGTATCCCCATTGATCCATAACAGtaaatacaatatatacaaACATTATGCACAAATACAAGCAAATAAACAGATCTGCACTGCTGGTGACTGTCTTATCTTCAGGGTTTGGATGGTTTGGACGGATTACATGGGGTTCAGGGTAACGAAGGATATCCGGTAAGAAAACATGTTATTCtgtaaaatgaaatattcaatCATTTTCCTAAAACGGAATCTATCTCCAAAGGGAAATACTGGCCACACAGGAGCACCTGGATCACCGGGCAGGCCTGGTAAACAGGTAAAATGGAGTAAACACGAGATAACATTACATAAAGTATGtatgactttttgttttgtacggCTAACAGTTTTTATGAATGCATTTTTAATATCTTAGGGAGCACCTGGATCACCTGGTCTTAGAGGAAACACTGGGAAACAAGGCATTAAGGTATTAAGTCTACAAGGGAGATTCTAAATGGGACATAACAGAAGTGAGTCTCATTACCTGTTAAAAATCAACACTTCTTGCATCTGTGATAGATTGCAGCTCATCTCTGGCCCTGATGATGACAGGTGCAAAacgaaatgaatggatggataccaCCATCATGTATTGTATTTTGTGTCTAATTCACTCTTTTAGGGTGAAACTGGACCAGTAGGAGAGACAGGACCTCCTGCACCAATGGGGCCAAAGGTAcagaagttattttaaactcCAATGTTGACGTCAATATTACCATAACATAGTATGTGATCTGTACAAAACCTTTTTGATCCAGGGTATTCCAGGATTGCCAGGAGAGAAGGGTGACACAGGAATAAGAGGTCCCAAGGTAGATGAATGgatctttattgtcattgcacgtGCACAAGTGCAGACCAGTGAAATTGACTTAAAATGTGCAACATgttcaagaaacatgaaaaacaaagtgAGATAGGACAGAAACACCTGTCAGTACTCGCTTTGCAGCACCCCAAGATCttaaataagaaagaaagacgcGAGGTTGGGTGAAGACGACATTATAGTTAAGCTATAGTGTGTGCATGTTgtgaaaaagagcaattttcaGCCACTTTCATCCATTTTATGCTCATTAACAGGGTCTCCAGGGTGAAAGTGGGTTAGAGGGTCCAATTGGTCCAGCAGGGATAAAGGTGGTCCAAGTAATATTAAACATCTACTTTTAGATTGAATGGTGTATTGATGTTGACCTGATTTGTCATCATTTTAGGGGAATTTTGGATTGCAAGGTGCCAAAGGTGTAAAAGGGCATAAAGGAAAGCAGGTACGTTTTTATTCAGCTTCACGTTGGTTTTCTATGACTCACGGTTTAATTATCACAGGGGGATACTGGACCTCGTGGTCCACCTGGACAAAAAGGACCCCCTGGACACTCTGTAAGTTTTGTTCCAAAGGACTTCTCAGCTCCACTTTACAACAAGGATGTCCTTAATTAGGGCACCCTTATTCTAAAATGATAACTTTTTCTCTTGGTAATTGCCACTtgacatatttgtatttaatcctGTTCCGTCTTTTTACAGGGCCACCTTGGAATGAAGGTGAGGGATTGTTAAGTTAATTGGCCTGTTTCGGTCAACTTGTAATAAGTTTAGTATAGTTTTTAGTTGAAGGTCATCGACAaaactatatttttattatatgattTGGGTTGTGTCAATCGAGCTAATAATGTAAAGTGGGCAGACTGTACAATTGCCCCTCATTTAAACTGAGagtcaaccccaaaatattATTTACTATAATGTGTTTTATCCAGcccaactagtctaaacataggattctgattaatactacatttgtggaataggaattaagcagcaaaaggggcagccattttgtcacttgctgttaactgaaaatgacatcacagctgctcagggctaagttaatgaccaatcacggctcagcttgtgaatggcCAAactcagaaagcaggtgagctgtggGTTGGTTGTTAACTTAGCcctgagcatctgtgatgtcattttcagtagacagcaagtggaaaaatggccaccccctgagatggataaaaactgatgCATTTTGCTGCTAGATTCATATTCCACAGATGCAATATTCAACATATTATTATTCCAAAGAAAAATTTGGACTTTACTTTTATTTGATTGTTTGCACCTGCATATTGATTGATTGTCTTTTGACCCTTTCCAGGGAATGAAAGGTATCCAAGGCACCAGCGGAAGTAAGGGAGTAAAGGGCAAGCAAGGACCCCCAGTAAGACTTTAAGAtaacacaaattaaaaatgagTTGCTGTGAACGGTCCTTTACAATTTTAGGGCTTTTACTACTCATTTCCTCCTCAGGGAAAAGCAGGTTTACAAGGCAAAAGCAGACCTAATTCAAAATCTGAGGGTAGACCAGCTGAAAGAGTCGAAGCCAtaacaaaatccagtaaagagTTTAAGTCTAAAGGGATACAGGAGTCAACACTCCTGAATATACAGGAAGGACAACAAAAAGTAGGTATAAGTTTTCCTGCCCCTCGTTGCTACACTACTGAGAGGAATGTTCATCATCATCtaacttgacaaaaaaatgaattccTATGTAGGAGCCAAGCCCAGTGAAGCCTGACGCAAAACTGCACCTCGAAGATGAGACAGATGATGAATCTTTCAGCTGGCCCCAAGGCACAAAAGACGACCCTGGCACCTCTTGTTACGAGCTGGGTCTCATACATCCACATTTCAATGATAGTGAGGGCTCAAGCAAGCTTGTAATCATATTTCATGTCTGCTGCCGATAAGCGATGGGCAAACTTTCAAGTCCAATATTTTTCAGGTTACTATTACATGGACCCCAACCAAGGTTGTCCCTATGACGCTTTGCGAGTGTTTTGTAACTTCACAGCAGGGGGAAGCACCTGCGTCGACCCACTGCAGTTGCGGGTAAGATTTTCTTGATGTCACCAACTTCTGGAAATGGTGATAAACTCTCAGGATGTAAGATAAATGTACATTATTCTTCTGGTCTCGGAATTACTTCATAATATTTTGCTGTGTAGATGACTTTCAGGTGGAATTCGGGAAAGCGTCAATCAAAAACATCATCAGTCCAGTGGTTTAGTCAGCAAAATGGTGGCGACAAGGTAATGCTGACCATTGTGGACTCAAAACGGAACTTGAACATCATTCCCAGAGTAAATATGTGTTAAATGCTCCATAGTTTGTTTACCGTGGCGTGGATGTCGTTCAGCTGAGGTTCCTACGATTACACAGCCATACATCTTTCCAGCGTATGACACTCAAATGGACATCAAACAACTTCACGATGAATGGCACAGACGACTTTGTCCACTTACTTGGAGACTCCagcaaaaatatacattcaaaCTACACCACAGTGTCCAGACATGGGCGTGAGGTATCGAGTACATTTCGGCAGCTCtcactactaaaaaaaatatccatgtTTCATGCGCTCTGATGTTGGCTTGCAGGTGGACCTGGTTGTGAAGGTTTGGGGCAGTACGGAACTACATCGAGGTGATATGGAGTTACTTCCGATCAGAGATCTGGGGATCGAGATGGCGTCACATTGGCCGTACATCCCTGAGATCAGTGCTGACTTGGGGCCCCTCTGCTTCTTGTGATGAATGActttgtatatgtgtatgtatgatgTCACCTGTAAATAACTATAATAGAGATGTATGGATTCTCGACAATGTACATTTGTGCTGCTTTCTTATtctgtttgtatttattgaatTAACGTTGATAGAAGTGGATATGTTAGAGCTCGTGCAAAATGCTCGCATAGCGTTGGATGGtcagtatgtattttttatatggAATATCAGATGGTTAAAGATTACTTGATAATAAAATCATCTCACAAAGATTtatatgatttattttgatgCATTAATACTAATATCATTCACAGAACATGTTTGGAAGGATGATGAGTTTTTAGCTACATGAGCTCCCAAGCTCCCTCCAAGTGGAGGGATATGCTTATTGTATAATTTGATATATGACATCATACTTGGTCATCACTGACCAGAAAATGCTGCAGGGGAACGTTTGACACAAAAAACCTAACAAAGATGCTCAGTTTCGTAAATGTGCTCTTGTGTCTTTGTCACTAATCAAGTCGGACATGCTCCACTCATAAGACCAACTTTTTTTGAAACTTTAATGCTTCCTTTCTTACATCATTTCAACTTGTCTGAAAGCTCATGACGGGAACTGAAATATACACTTGTAGCTATCCctgaaacaaacataaaatgctATAGCAGACACAGgatttgggaaaaaataaaaatgaaaaatcttcACGTGCAATGACTTTCTTGCTAACATCATCTGcaattgttttgagtttttaaaaaagatcatCATCCACAGCACACCAACCCGATTGTGTATTtacagcagtgtttctcaattattattttttgttaggcCTAATTTTTAAACTACAATTAGGGTTCCAAAGTATTAAAGTTATGGGTAGAATTTTGAAAGTGGAGTCACAATTTATGTCAGTGGCAGGTAAAGGTTTTGAATAATGGATGGCATGTAATTATCAGAATGTGAGACTTAATGTTTGAAGTTGTAGTTTGTGCTACAAATTAGGGTTTTTAATAAAGGTTATGGTTTAAAACTACTGTCACATTTCATGTGGTATCTTATACATTGTatggagtaaaagtaaaaactcGACAACAATATTTAGGTAAAAATACTGAAATCTGAAAATTTTACTTTAGTACATTCACGAAATATTTAGTAGcctacatatttattttaagtgcTACGGAGTCAGGCAGGGGACATCAGAAAATATTTATTGCGTTAAATCGCAAACTATTGCAATAAAACGCAATAGTTCTGCTATATAGTATAACGCAATACTTTGCGTTATATTGcaatcttaatttttttttgtgataacaCATTCTGGACGTTGCaacacgcctttttttttttttaaggtttcgCCCCAGATGAAAGCCACGCGGTTCCTGATGACGTAGCAGGAGGAGAGACGTTCAGCAAATGGGCGTCGAGCTGACCGGTCATCCTCTCCTCTCAGTTGTCGCAATGGAGAAGGTGCACGGCGTCGCTCAGTGCCCACTTCCACTTTTCCGTCATTCATAAAGACTTGTACTGCAGACTGGACGTTCCGTGGAGTCGTACGAGTGGAGTGTTATTATCCCGAGAGGTTCTCACGTGAgtgttttatctgtttttatgtcaAATGTTAAGTTTGAACCTATTGTTGGGCTACGATAGTTTGGCTAAGTTAACTAGCTCCCACTTGCGGTAGGTACCACGACGTAGAGCTTACAGAGCCGTAAAGGCGGCGAATTGTGTTTTAATATCTATGAGACAGATGGTAGCTCACTGGCTTTACATGTGCTAACTGTGAACCGCTAGCTGTCGGTCCAGAGGCATGTGAAACTGATTCACTTGTTTTACTGGGCTCGTTTTGTGTGTCACTTAAAATCCTTCGAATTCCTGTCCATAATAATGAGAATGTGAGATGTAAGTCAAAACCCAACTTCGTATATATTGTTGTTTTGCTTTCTAGGATGGAGAATGAGAACGGGGATGCCAACAGTGTCCGGTTCCGCCACCGAAACTTTGCCAAAATGCCCACCTTCTCTGACCCGGATAGCCCAGTAAATGGCGAGTGTAGTCGAGGAGAAGACAATCAGTCCACTGGAGATAGCCACATCAGCAGCATAAGTAGGAAACACAGTGGAGGTAATCATTATTTGATCTCCTCACCAATTTCTGTGTTggttgacttagaaaaaatagaaATTGACCATGTTTGTGTGGTCTGTGATATACTAGCTTGTTTAATTCCACCTTTTCCCATTCTCTAATAATTATCAGTTGAAtatagttaaaaagaaaaaaaatctgccactTTTTGTATAAACAATcataatccagcaaaacagtgactttgatgctattttttttttcattactcaactcaagtcaagtttatttatatagcgcttccaaacagcctgagctgtcacaaagcgctttacagaaacacataaaaccataacataaaacattaacaccaatacaatacaatcacaacaaatcaacattcttccattcctacatacgctttgatgtttgaagcagttatagatgaaagaggacagaatcagtctcctttcagcagctGATCAGAGACATGATCTtaacgtgcatgacgtcacacacgtttgctacaagctaagtttgcttataagctagctcataaacaagcagctgctgtGTTCGTGATGAGCatcatacacacaaaaacaatggtccaattttccagtcTCATCCaactgcctctcctccaagcgccGAACCTGTATCCCCGCGCACACCACCGCAATTAGCGGCGAAGTTTGCGTCCTCAGCTCCACCGCCATCCATCTTAGCTCACCAACGTAGATTGTCCAGCAGCGCCGACTTTTCCACCAAGGAAAaggggctgtgaaaaatgctgcctgtttCC contains the following coding sequences:
- the LOC144027447 gene encoding uncharacterized protein LOC144027447 isoform X3; the encoded protein is MAEGEGVSRTAWTSWKRGTNWSAWKYWEARPERNSRENRRVPPGHKVYQGHRADQAMTGLLVRMPNQDLQACLENRDPKASLEIKAAKGSWGYEGEPGPQGKRGGKGYKGNKGVRGIVGLPGYLGAAGARGPPGFPGTSGPRGPAGVIGFGGPPGPHGKMGPRGGKGVPGIKGPPGQQGEIGPRGAIGPQGEPGPNGTVGFQGVRGPQGSPGPVGPPGPKGDPGGPGDEGDIGEPGPEGLYGANGNPGLPGPSGDPGAKAMRSQRGDPGFKGDMGPPGPPGKPGYKGRRGPMGLEGLGGPTGPVGLAGTSGMEGIMGEHGKQGKDGPKGDRGATGIQGTPGLRGDKGREGHSGFSGMPGPFGQMGKSGEPGHEGEPGIKGRPGAPATSGPKGIKGLRGYSGAGGQDGPDGTMGPVGANGITGDTGPPGPKGFLGKTGASGPQGPVGPNGEAGSTGMNGIPGKMGMKGTKGKQGAKGRVGMEGEKGKRGEKGLRGKPGPPGKTGMVGPQGHTGPPGTHGNIGPWGEVGQRGHPGDQGSSGAVGPIGIIGYPGKDGPQGSTGPPGVKGDKGTKGVVGEEGPAGLDGEEGPLGHRGAEGSPGQNGTSEAKAPLVSEVRRELQVNKVSEVPKESRVVQGNRVIQEHKGTEANRDRLDSRVRQAKGVSKVCLDSLDEAETLENPEATGRRVFRDTQALPVALDLRVLSAHQHQVFQATGDPMENLGISGKEGELGPPGVKGDMGIMGEKGAKGELGTHGTMGKVGRTGFKGPSGSKGRPGPDGPPGLTGHKGVHGATGLPGQPGNKGNKGAPGKTGTEGPPGKRGPVGGRGIPGLDGLDGLHGVQGNEGYPGNTGHTGAPGSPGRPGKQGAPGSPGLRGNTGKQGIKGETGPVGETGPPAPMGPKGIPGLPGEKGDTGIRGPKGLQGESGLEGPIGPAGIKGNFGLQGAKGVKGHKGKQGDTGPRGPPGQKGPPGHSGHLGMKGMKGIQGTSGSKGVKGKQGPPGKAGLQGKSRPNSKSEGRPAERVEAITKSSKEFKSKGIQESTLLNIQEGQQKEPSPVKPDAKLHLEDETDDESFSWPQGTKDDPGTSCYELGLIHPHFNDSYYYMDPNQGCPYDALRVFCNFTAGGSTCVDPLQLRMTFRWNSGKRQSKTSSVQWFSQQNGGDKFVYRGVDVVQLRFLRLHSHTSFQRMTLKWTSNNFTMNGTDDFVHLLGDSSKNIHSNYTTVSRHGREVDLVVKVWGSTELHRGDMELLPIRDLGIEMASHWPYIPEISADLGPLCFL
- the LOC144027447 gene encoding uncharacterized protein LOC144027447 isoform X1; amino-acid sequence: MAEGEGVSRTAWTSWKRGTNWSAWKYWEARPERNSRENRRVPPGHKVYQGHRADQAMTGLLVRMPNQDLQACLENRDPKASLEIKAAKGSWGYEGEPGPQGKRGGKGYKGNKGVRGIVGLPGYLGAAGARGPPGFPGTSGPRGPAGVIGFGGPPGPHGKMGPRGGKGVPGIKGPPGQQGEIGPRGAIGPQGEPGPNGTVGFQGVRGPQGSPGPVGPPGPKGDPGGPGDEGDIGEPGPEGLYGANGNPGLPGPSGDPGAKAMRSQRGDPGFKGDMGPPGPPGKPGYKGRRGPMGLEGLGGPTGPVGLAGTSGMEGIMGEHGKQGKDGPKGDRGATGIQGTPGLRGDKGREGHSGFSGMPGPFGQMGKSGEPGHEGEPGIKGRPGAPATSGPKGIKGLRGYSGAGGQDGPDGTMGPVGANGITGDTGPPGPKGFLGKTGASGPQGPVGPNGEAGSTGMNGIPGKMGMKGTKGKQGAKGRVGMEGEKGKRGEKGLRGKPGPPGKTGMVGPQGHTGPPGTHGNIGPWGEVGQRGHPGDQGSSGAVGPIGIIGYPGKDGPQGSTGPPGVKGDKGTKGVVGEEGPAGLDGEEGPLGHRGAEGSPGQNGTSGDKGSKGPPGQRGQKGAAGEQGVRGPQGVKGRPGKQGHTGAQGDRGKQGSPGLKGPPGQRGLQGMLGQFGRGGDTGKPGSNGKKGLQGHTGSPGRIGPPGLIGPSTPGISGNRGPDGKPGNTGPKGISGKEGELGPPGVKGDMGIMGEKGAKGELGTHGTMGKVGRTGFKGPSGSKGRPGPDGPPGLTGHKGVHGATGLPGQPGNKGNKGAPGKTGTEGPPGKRGPVGGRGIPGLDGLDGLHGVQGNEGYPGNTGHTGAPGSPGRPGKQGAPGSPGLRGNTGKQGIKGETGPVGETGPPAPMGPKGIPGLPGEKGDTGIRGPKGLQGESGLEGPIGPAGIKGNFGLQGAKGVKGHKGKQGDTGPRGPPGQKGPPGHSGHLGMKGMKGIQGTSGSKGVKGKQGPPGKAGLQGKSRPNSKSEGRPAERVEAITKSSKEFKSKGIQESTLLNIQEGQQKEPSPVKPDAKLHLEDETDDESFSWPQGTKDDPGTSCYELGLIHPHFNDSYYYMDPNQGCPYDALRVFCNFTAGGSTCVDPLQLRMTFRWNSGKRQSKTSSVQWFSQQNGGDKFVYRGVDVVQLRFLRLHSHTSFQRMTLKWTSNNFTMNGTDDFVHLLGDSSKNIHSNYTTVSRHGREVDLVVKVWGSTELHRGDMELLPIRDLGIEMASHWPYIPEISADLGPLCFL